Proteins co-encoded in one Setaria viridis chromosome 9, Setaria_viridis_v4.0, whole genome shotgun sequence genomic window:
- the LOC117838201 gene encoding uncharacterized protein isoform X2 codes for MAGSSGGAASSSRTAPENRFYYPPHVRRQQQQQQQRLQGQRSLSPSLSPSPSPRSARQKPPPPPGAVAVAVAASADIDSRMDSDDSSSTTSSKPSVASTATTTTNTAGELNVITAGAAAAEEAGNLERFLTSTTPSVPVQYLSKTSLRMRRSSDAMDSRPYFCLGDLWESFREWSAYGAGVPLVLNGSDSVVQYYVPYLSAIQLYADPSRPTSRNSSESSSDNDVDRLRVSSVEATHRLENGGLQSDDCETDASSSFPIFEYLERDPPYGREPLTDKVSALADRCPALKTFKSCDLLPSSWMSVAWYPIYRIPTGPTLKDLDACFLTFHCLATPCKDCDPSTPACPGFGGINRSANATGKLSLPTFGLAPYKFRASIWASDGTQERDRVTSLMQEADGWLRRIQVDHPDFRFFATHFSTTWR; via the exons atggcaggCTCATCCGGCGGCGCTGCGTCCTCCTCCCGTACGGCGCCCGAGAACCGATTCTATTACCCTCCCCATGTgcgccgccagcagcagcagcaacagcagcggctGCAGGGGCAGCGGTCGCTGTCCCCGTCGCTGTCCCCGTCGCCGTCTCCGCGGTCAGCGAggcagaagccgccgccgccgccgggggcagTCGCCGTGGCTGTGGCTGCGTCGGCGGATATAGACAGCCGGATGGATTCCGACGACTcctcgtcgacgacgtcgtcgaagCCGTCGGTGGCGtccacggcgacgacgacgacaaacACCGCGGGTGAACTGAATGTGATCACGGCGGGTGCCGCAGCGGCAGAGGAGGCAGGGAATTTGGAGAGATTTCTTACCTCCACGACGCCCTCAGTACCCGTACAGTACTTGTCCAAG ACAAGCCTAAGGATGCGGCGAAGTAGTGATGCTATGGATTCACGGCCTTATTTCTGCCTTGGAGATCTTTGGGAATCTTTCAGGGAATGGAGTGCTTATGGGGCCGGTGTTCCACTAGTTTTAAATGGCAGTGACTCCGTGGTACAGTATTATGTGCCATATCTTTCTGCTATCCAACTGTATGCAGATCCATCCAGACCTACTTCAAGAAACAG CAGTGAAAGCAGCAGTGATAATGATGTTGACCGGCTACGAGTCTCATCAGTGGAAGCTACACATCGGCTGGAAAATGGTGGCCTACAAAGTGATGATTGTGAAACTGACGCATCTTCAAGTTTTCCAATATTTGAGTATCTGGAGAGGGATCCTCCATACGGTAGAGAACCGCTGACAGACaag GTATCAGCTCTTGCGGATAGATGTCCAGCTCTGAAGACATTCAAAAGCTGTGATCTGCTGCCATCTAGCTGGATGTCTGTTGCATG GTACCCCATATATAGAATTCCTACAGGGCCAACATTGAAGGATCTTGATGCCTGTTTTTTGACGTTCCATTGTCTAGCAACACCTTGCAAGG ATTGTGACCCTTCTACGCCAGCATGTCCTGGATTTGGGGGAATCAACCGCAGCGCAAATGCAACAGGGAAACTATCGTTGCCTACCTTTGGGCTGGCACCTTACAAATTCCGTGCCTCCATTTGGGCATCTGATGGAACCCAAGAGCGGGACCGCGTCACCTCACTGATGCAAGAGGCTGACGGTTGGCTCCGCAGAATACAAGTTGACCATCCAGATTTCCGGTTCTTCGCCACCCATTTCAGCACGACGTGGAGATGA
- the LOC117838201 gene encoding uncharacterized protein isoform X3: MAGSSGGAASSSRTAPENRFYYPPHVRRQQQQQQQRLQGQRSLSPSLSPSPSPRSARQKPPPPPGAVAVAVAASADIDSRMDSDDSSSTTSSKPSVASTATTTTNTAGELNVITAGAAAAEEAGNLERFLTSTTPSVPVQYLSKTSLRMRRSSDAMDSRPYFCLGDLWESFREWSAYGAGVPLVLNGSDSVVQYYVPYLSAIQLYADPSRPTSRNSESSSDNDVDRLRVSSVEATHRLENGGLQSDDCETDASSSFPIFEYLERDPPYGREPLTDKVSALADRCPALKTFKSCDLLPSSWMSVAWYPIYRIPTGPTLKDLDACFLTFHCLATPCKDCDPSTPACPGFGGINRSANATGKLSLPTFGLAPYKFRASIWASDGTQERDRVTSLMQEADGWLRRIQVDHPDFRFFATHFSTTWR; the protein is encoded by the exons atggcaggCTCATCCGGCGGCGCTGCGTCCTCCTCCCGTACGGCGCCCGAGAACCGATTCTATTACCCTCCCCATGTgcgccgccagcagcagcagcaacagcagcggctGCAGGGGCAGCGGTCGCTGTCCCCGTCGCTGTCCCCGTCGCCGTCTCCGCGGTCAGCGAggcagaagccgccgccgccgccgggggcagTCGCCGTGGCTGTGGCTGCGTCGGCGGATATAGACAGCCGGATGGATTCCGACGACTcctcgtcgacgacgtcgtcgaagCCGTCGGTGGCGtccacggcgacgacgacgacaaacACCGCGGGTGAACTGAATGTGATCACGGCGGGTGCCGCAGCGGCAGAGGAGGCAGGGAATTTGGAGAGATTTCTTACCTCCACGACGCCCTCAGTACCCGTACAGTACTTGTCCAAG ACAAGCCTAAGGATGCGGCGAAGTAGTGATGCTATGGATTCACGGCCTTATTTCTGCCTTGGAGATCTTTGGGAATCTTTCAGGGAATGGAGTGCTTATGGGGCCGGTGTTCCACTAGTTTTAAATGGCAGTGACTCCGTGGTACAGTATTATGTGCCATATCTTTCTGCTATCCAACTGTATGCAGATCCATCCAGACCTACTTCAAGAAACAG TGAAAGCAGCAGTGATAATGATGTTGACCGGCTACGAGTCTCATCAGTGGAAGCTACACATCGGCTGGAAAATGGTGGCCTACAAAGTGATGATTGTGAAACTGACGCATCTTCAAGTTTTCCAATATTTGAGTATCTGGAGAGGGATCCTCCATACGGTAGAGAACCGCTGACAGACaag GTATCAGCTCTTGCGGATAGATGTCCAGCTCTGAAGACATTCAAAAGCTGTGATCTGCTGCCATCTAGCTGGATGTCTGTTGCATG GTACCCCATATATAGAATTCCTACAGGGCCAACATTGAAGGATCTTGATGCCTGTTTTTTGACGTTCCATTGTCTAGCAACACCTTGCAAGG ATTGTGACCCTTCTACGCCAGCATGTCCTGGATTTGGGGGAATCAACCGCAGCGCAAATGCAACAGGGAAACTATCGTTGCCTACCTTTGGGCTGGCACCTTACAAATTCCGTGCCTCCATTTGGGCATCTGATGGAACCCAAGAGCGGGACCGCGTCACCTCACTGATGCAAGAGGCTGACGGTTGGCTCCGCAGAATACAAGTTGACCATCCAGATTTCCGGTTCTTCGCCACCCATTTCAGCACGACGTGGAGATGA
- the LOC117838201 gene encoding uncharacterized protein isoform X1 yields MAGSSGGAASSSRTAPENRFYYPPHVRRQQQQQQQRLQGQRSLSPSLSPSPSPRSARQKPPPPPGAVAVAVAASADIDSRMDSDDSSSTTSSKPSVASTATTTTNTAGELNVITAGAAAAEEAGNLERFLTSTTPSVPVQYLSKTSLRMRRSSDAMDSRPYFCLGDLWESFREWSAYGAGVPLVLNGSDSVVQYYVPYLSAIQLYADPSRPTSRNRRPGDESDGESMDTSSESSSDNDVDRLRVSSVEATHRLENGGLQSDDCETDASSSFPIFEYLERDPPYGREPLTDKVSALADRCPALKTFKSCDLLPSSWMSVAWYPIYRIPTGPTLKDLDACFLTFHCLATPCKDCDPSTPACPGFGGINRSANATGKLSLPTFGLAPYKFRASIWASDGTQERDRVTSLMQEADGWLRRIQVDHPDFRFFATHFSTTWR; encoded by the exons atggcaggCTCATCCGGCGGCGCTGCGTCCTCCTCCCGTACGGCGCCCGAGAACCGATTCTATTACCCTCCCCATGTgcgccgccagcagcagcagcaacagcagcggctGCAGGGGCAGCGGTCGCTGTCCCCGTCGCTGTCCCCGTCGCCGTCTCCGCGGTCAGCGAggcagaagccgccgccgccgccgggggcagTCGCCGTGGCTGTGGCTGCGTCGGCGGATATAGACAGCCGGATGGATTCCGACGACTcctcgtcgacgacgtcgtcgaagCCGTCGGTGGCGtccacggcgacgacgacgacaaacACCGCGGGTGAACTGAATGTGATCACGGCGGGTGCCGCAGCGGCAGAGGAGGCAGGGAATTTGGAGAGATTTCTTACCTCCACGACGCCCTCAGTACCCGTACAGTACTTGTCCAAG ACAAGCCTAAGGATGCGGCGAAGTAGTGATGCTATGGATTCACGGCCTTATTTCTGCCTTGGAGATCTTTGGGAATCTTTCAGGGAATGGAGTGCTTATGGGGCCGGTGTTCCACTAGTTTTAAATGGCAGTGACTCCGTGGTACAGTATTATGTGCCATATCTTTCTGCTATCCAACTGTATGCAGATCCATCCAGACCTACTTCAAGAAACAG GCGTCCTGGGGATGAAAGTGATGGGGAATCTATGGATACTAGCAGTGAAAGCAGCAGTGATAATGATGTTGACCGGCTACGAGTCTCATCAGTGGAAGCTACACATCGGCTGGAAAATGGTGGCCTACAAAGTGATGATTGTGAAACTGACGCATCTTCAAGTTTTCCAATATTTGAGTATCTGGAGAGGGATCCTCCATACGGTAGAGAACCGCTGACAGACaag GTATCAGCTCTTGCGGATAGATGTCCAGCTCTGAAGACATTCAAAAGCTGTGATCTGCTGCCATCTAGCTGGATGTCTGTTGCATG GTACCCCATATATAGAATTCCTACAGGGCCAACATTGAAGGATCTTGATGCCTGTTTTTTGACGTTCCATTGTCTAGCAACACCTTGCAAGG ATTGTGACCCTTCTACGCCAGCATGTCCTGGATTTGGGGGAATCAACCGCAGCGCAAATGCAACAGGGAAACTATCGTTGCCTACCTTTGGGCTGGCACCTTACAAATTCCGTGCCTCCATTTGGGCATCTGATGGAACCCAAGAGCGGGACCGCGTCACCTCACTGATGCAAGAGGCTGACGGTTGGCTCCGCAGAATACAAGTTGACCATCCAGATTTCCGGTTCTTCGCCACCCATTTCAGCACGACGTGGAGATGA
- the LOC117838199 gene encoding uncharacterized protein codes for MDVEKPASKGHGFFGLFDWGKKSKKRLFVGSASSSLDPKNAGDGKDIDDSTTSTRSNSILEDAPSLKESSEHSCSSSVIDEEAQARRCPTVVARLMGLDSMPVASPSELNPMPSTAQQPFQTNNHDDFTGRSYVGSPHKMPGSPIDRFKMEALPPRLAKRTLSVAQYKLLSPMKNPNHISSRNAADIMEAASRIIRPGLENISSYRVHDVGHTNAARAYNPGEIIGVQQRSQKLNEALRKRDGPASFRPPSGKPLDGRSRSSEGTSSSRISQSNGCAPVGPKVKSGNRSSNVAQAMHAQGGMRKGSRKLETRRNPENSLVERNGLHQPKDNNQMGSTSSSSVLVPNNRRQNTMASKHKVNSNPANPSRQRSNIHQINASPRKAGAASTFAGNNTQGSRKMDLQPTARANVRNDSIAKAIPKPRRSQNRRMYSDTSQSSDSVNSDRSQRRIRHNIVIDEQSSFSTNKKKISTEIVSFTFTSPVDKSLHGVHSPNHSVEKQFIENLNAVSTSSNTSNTKLDVIDGDYLGLLLEQKLRELTSGVRSPYFNPAKGVKVHGTSTALEDTASACETSSIASTDYDRESMQSFNDGKATLPQTDLATKSGQSFQPAKYDRDVTDRAELEHLRQSPHSTWEASISMETCSSSESLRSANGTRVFSSIEGATTSDSTHFNKFLEADVSSEYSDTASSITVATAEIPRSESSSSCHMDYRQEVEFIREILNASSSCLERFGDSDILDPHLLEELNGNTRFLAGEDGKGYRLRRRLLFDCVSELLTVKCAYYFNAGYGSWFMGMAILQSLSAEEIHREMTSLKVAEEWMVDELVYREMSSPLGSWVDFKMDSYQAGGDIAAELLGSLIDEVVVDLLTSLFL; via the exons ATGGATGTAGAGAAACCTGCTTCGAAGGGGCATGGATTCTTTGGCCTCTTTGATTGGGGCAAGAAGTCTAAGAAGCGGCTCTTTGTTGGAAGCGCGAGCAGTTCTCTGGATCCGA AGAATGCTGGAGATGGGAAGGATATTGATGACAGTACAACAAGTACACGGTCGAATTCG ATCCTTGAAGATGCGCCTAGCTTGAAAGAAAGCagtgagcatagttgctcatcTTCAGTAATTGATGAAGAAGCTCAGGCGAGGAGGTGTCCCACTGTTGTGGCTAGGCTTATGGGTTTGGATTCCATGCCTGTGGCAAGCCCATCTGAATTGAATCCCATGCCATCCACAGCGCAACAACCCTTCCAAACCAACAACCATGATGATTTTACTGGGAGAAGTTATGTTGGTAGTCCCCATAAGATGCCGGGTAGTCCTATTGATCGGTTTAAAATGGAGGCACTGCCTCCAAGACTTGCCAAGAGGACACTGTCTGTTGCACAATACAAGTTATTGTCTCCCATGAAGAACCCTAATCATATATCCAGCCGAAATGCGGCTGATATAATGGAGGCAGCATCTCGGATCATTAGGCCTGGACTTGAAAACATCAGTTCTTACAGAGTCCATGATGTTGGGCACACAAATGCTGCGCGTGCCTACAACCCAGGAGAGATCATAGGAGTCCAACAAAGGTCACAGAAGCTAAACGAAGCACTAAGGAAACGTGATGGGCCTGCATCTTTTAGGCCACCAAGCGGAAAACCTTTGGATGGAAGATCGAGAAGTTCAGAGGGCACCTCGTCTTCCAGGATCTCACAGTCAAATGGATGTGCCCCAGTTGGCCCCAAGGTCAAATCCGGCAATAGATCATCAAATGTTGCTCAAGCTATGCATGCCCAAGGAGGCATGAGAAAAGGCAGTAGAAAGCTTGAAACTCGCAGGAACCCTGAAAATAGCTTGGTCGAGAGAAATGGGTTGCACCAACCAAAGGATAATAATCAAATGGGCTCAACAAGTTCTTCCAGTGTGCTTGTGCCAAACAACAGAAGGCAGAATACTATGGCTAGCAAACACAAGGTGAATTCAAATCCAGCAAACCCCAGTAGACAACGGAGCAATATACACCAAATAAATGCCTCTCCCAGAAAGGCTGGGGCAGCCAGCACATTTGCTGGAAACAATACTCAAGGTAGCAGAAAGATGGACTTGCAGCCAACTGCTCGAGCAAATGTAAGAAATGATTCCATAGCCAAGGCAATCCCCAAGCCAAGAAGGTCACAAAACAGGAGAATGTACTCGGATACAAGCCAGTCAAGTGATAGTGTTAATTCTGACAGAAGCCAGAGGCGGATTCGGCACAATATTGTGATAGATGAACAATCGTCTTTTtcaacaaacaaaaagaaaatcagcACTGAGATTGTTTCATTCACATTTACCTCACCAGTTGACAAATCATTACACGGCGTCCACTCCCCCAATCATTCAGTGGAAAAACAATTTATAGAGAATCTGAACGCTGTGTCAACTTCAAGCAATACATCAAACACTAAACTTGATGTCATTGATGGCGATTATTTGGGACTCCTGTTGGAGCAAAAATTGAGAGAGTTGACGTCAGGTGTGAGATCGCCCTACTTTAATCCAGCCAAAGGTGTTAAAGTGCATGGCACTTCAACAGCTTTGGAAGATACGGCATCAGCATGTGAAACATCTAGCATTGCTTCTACTGATTATGATAGGGAGTCGATGCAGTCTTTCAATGATGGAAAAGCTACTCTCCCCCAGACAGATCTTGCTACTAAAAGTGGCCAG TCATTTCAACCTGCGAAGTATGATCGTGATGTCACGGATCGAGCAGAGCTAGAGCATCTTCGCCAAAGTCCCCACTCAACGTGGGAAGCTTCTATTTCGATGGAAACCTGTAGCTCATCAGAGAGCTTGAGGAGTGCAAATG GAACAAGAGTATTTAGTTCAATCGAAGGAGCAACGACTTCTGATTCAACACACTTCAACAAATTCCTAGAAGCAGATGTCTCGTCAGAATATTCTGACACAGCCTCATCAATCACAGTGGCGACAGCAGAAATCCCTCGATCAGAAAGTAGCAGCTCTTGTCATATGGATTATAGACAGGAGGTGGAGTTTATAAGAGAAATCCTGAATGCTAGTTCCTCTTGTTTGGAGCGGTTTGGCGATTCGGATATTTTGGATCCACATCTGTTGGAAGAACTGAATGGCAATACTAGGTTTTTGGCTGGTGAAGATGGCAAAGGTTACAGATTGAGGCGGAGGCTGCTATTTGACTGTGTCAGTGAATTATTGACTGTGAAATGTGCATACTACTTCAATGCTGGCTATGGCTCATGGTTCATGGGGATGGCAATCCTGCAAAGTTTGTCAGCAGAAGAAATCCATCGAGAGATGACCAGCCTGAAGGTTGCCGAGGAGTGGATGGTGGATGAACTTGTGTACAGGGAAATGAGTAGTCCTCTGGGGAGCTGGGTGGATTTCAAGATGGATTCATACCAGGCCGGCGGAGACATAGCGGCGGAGTTGTTAGGTTCCTTGATCGATGAAGTGGTTGTTGATCTTCTGACTAGCTTGTTTTTATAG